CCGCCGCCGCACCACCGGGAGCGACCGACACGCCGGCGAAAACGACGGTCGCCCGTCCGCCCGAACCGCCCTCGCCCCCGGTCCCTCCGGCTCCGGCTCTCGAATCGAAGTTGCCCCCGGTCGCGACGCCCGCTCCGTCGCGTGCGTTGCCGGCAGAACCACCTCCGGCGAGCGCACCGCCGGTGGCGCCGGGGGGCGTGCCCGCACCCGCGGTCGTACCGACGCCGGTCCCGGCTGCCCCGGCACCTGCAGCGAAGGGCGCCGAGGCAGCTCCTTCAGGGGCCCATTCGCCCTCTCGTCCGCTCGAGCCACCCCTCCTGCGGCGGAACGCCGACCGCACCTGTCCGGAGTGTCCACCGGGTGAGGCCTCGCTCTCGGTCGAGGTGGTGGTCGACGGGGCGGGCACCGCGGAGGGTTGTCCGCCGGAGGCCGTCTCGCGCTTCGCGGCGGTCGCTCCCGACCATTGGGCGACGGGTGCCGAGGAGCTTCCTCGCCCCTGTGCGGCGCTGCTGCTCGACCTGCCGTCGGGATCGCGCTTCACCGGCTACCGCTACGAAGCGGCGGCCGAGGGCCGCTACCAGGACTGCCCGGCTGGCCGCGACTGTCCCGGCCTCTCCTGCTCGTGGGCCGGTGATCCGATGGTGGTGCGGGGAGCGGCGGGCACTCGGCTCGCCGCCCTCTTCGGCAATCGTGCCGAGCGGCCGCGGCGGGCGCGTTTCACCGCCTACTTCAAGGAAGGGAAGCGCTGAGGCTCAGACGTCGCCCGTCCAGCGCTCGACCTCGATCCGCGCGTCGTTGAAGCAGGCGCCGCCGCCGACATCGGCGAGGGTGTCCGGCGCGAGGGCATTCGCCGTCGCGCCGTTGCGCGTGTGGCGTGACCAGAGGCCCTTCTCGAGAAGCGCCACGCCGGGACGGAGCGCCACGTTCACCTTCGCCACCGTGACCACCTCGCCGAGCCGATTGAAGGCGCGAACCAGGTCGCCGTCGGCGATCGCTCGGGCTTTCGCGTCGTCGGGCGCGAGCTCGAGCGGCGCGAGCCCCGAGGTCAGGTAGCCGAGCGACGAGCTGATCCGCCGCCCCGAGGCCGGCGAGATCAGGGCCAGCGGGGCGGTGGGCGTCGCGGGATCCGGCTGGTAGCCGTAGAGCCCCGACGGCGCTTCCCGGTCCATGGACTCCGGAACGAGGTGAATGCGTCGGTCCGGTGTGCGTGGGAAGACGTCGACGAATTGGACCAGTGCGGCACCGCTCGATGGCAGCGCGAGACCGGTCGCCGCGATCTCGCGGGCGATCCGGTCACCGTCCTGGCCGCCGAGCAGCGAGGCCACGACCTCCGCCTCGCTCGTCGGGTCTCCCGGTCGCACGAGATCGAGGCGTTCGAGCAGGGCGAGAAACACGGAGGCATTCGACCGCGCCTCGCCGACCGGCGGGAGGATCGGCGCACTGTGTTGCAGCGCATAGGCGCCGTAGCCGCGCGAGAGCTCTTCGTGCTCCACGAAGGTGGTCGCCGGGAGCACCACGTCGGCCCACCGGGCCGTGTCGGTGAGCACCTGGTCGAAAACGACAGTGAAGAGGTCTTCGCGCCCGAGGCCGCGGCGCATCCGCTCCTGGTTCGGGCTGGTGGCGAGCGCGTTCGAGTTGTAGACGAAGAGAAGCTCGATGGGTGGATCGGTCCACTCCTCGAGCGCCTGCCCGAGGAGATTCATGTTGACGACACGGGTCGCGGACGGGGGCTCGGCGATCGCCGCGTCGACGTCGAGGCTCCAGGCACCCGAGTTGCTCATCGTGTAGCCGCCGCCGCGCACGCCGAACTTTCCGCCGACGGCTGGCAGAGCGAGGATCGCCGCGATGGCCGAGGCCCCGTTCCGATTGCGCTCCGGGCCCCAGCCGCAGCGGATCAGCGTCGGCTGGACCTCGGCGAAGAGGCGTGCGAAGCGCGCGAGGGTCTCAGCCGGCACTCGGGCAACCTCGGCAGCACGTTCGAGCGGCCAGGCGCTTGCCCGCTCCCGCAAGAGCTCCCAGCCGGAAGTATGCCGTTCGAGGAAGTCGCGATCGGCTCGGCCGTTCACGAAGAGCCAGTCGAGGATCGAGAGCGCCACCGGCAGGTCGGTGCCTGGCCAGAGGGCGAGGTGGAGATCGGCTTGGGCGGCGAGCGGCGTTCGCCGGGGGTCGAGGACGACCAGTTGGGCTCCATTGCGACGCGCCGCTGCGATCTGCGGCACCAGGTGGATGCCCGCGGCATGCGGGTTCGTGCCCCAGACGACGATCAGCCGCGCGTGGGGTACGTCGGTCAGGGCGACACCGGGCATCTTGCCGTAGAGCCCGTCGGCCGCCGCGGCGGTACCTGCGGCGCAGACCGTCCGGGCAAGGCGGGAGGCTCCAAGGCGGCGGAAGAGTCGCGCGTCGAGCGTGTTCTGGGTCAGGTAGCCGTTGGATCCTCCGTAGGAGTAGGGGAGGATCGCCTCGCCGCCCGAACGGTCGCGCGTGCGAGCGAGGGTCGTGGCGACGAGGTCGAGCGCCTCGTCCCAACCGATCGGCTCGAATGCCGCACGGCCCTTCGGGCCGCAACGCCGCAGCGGGCGATGCAGGCGCTCGACCGAGTGGACGTGATCGGCGTAGCGCTTGACCTTCGAGCAGATGAACCCGGCGGTGTAGGGGTTGCGCTCGGAGCCCGCGACGGCGACGAGCCGGTCGTTGTCGACCGTCGCGATCAGGCTGCAGGCATCGGGGCAGTCGAGCGGACAGGCGGTGGCGATCTGGCGCATCGGCATCGGGCCCCGCGGGTCAGTCGACGAAGAAGTCCGGGTAGAGCGGTTGCCCCGGAGCGACGGCATAGCCGGAAAGGTCGACCACGCCTTCGTCGCGCAGCACCTCCTCGTCGAGGAAGAAGTTCCCGGTGCACTCCCGGCTTGGCCGGACCAGGATCGCGTGGGCGGCGTCGGCGACGATCTCCGGCTTGCGGCACTGCTCGAGTCGCACCCCGCCGCCGAGCATGGCCAGGGCGGCGGTGGCGATCGCGGTGCGCGGCCACAGGGCGTTGACCGCGACGCCTTGCTCGCGCAGCTCCTCCGCCATCCCGAGCACGCACATCGACATGCCGTACTTGGCCATCGTGTAGGCCACGTGATTCTTGAACCAGCGCGGCCGCATCGAAAGCGGTGGCGACAGGTTGAGAACGTGCGGGTTGCCCGCCTTCAACAGGTGCGGCAGGCAGCTCTGGGTCGTCAGATAGGTCGCACGGACGTTGACCCCGAACATCAGATCGAAGCGCTTCATCGGCGTCTCGAGCGTCCCGGCAAGGAAGATCGCACTGGCGTTGTTGACGACGATGTCGATGTCGCCGAAAGCCTCGACCGTGCGTTCGACAGCCGATCGGACCTGTCCCTCGTCGCGGACGTCGGTGGGGATCGGCAGGGCGCGCCCGCCGGCCGCTTCGACCTCCGCGGCCGCACTGTAGACGGTGCCGGGAAGTCGAGGATCGGGCTCGGCCGTCTTGGCCAGCAGCGCCACCCGGGCGCCATCGCGCGCTGCCCGGAGCGCGATCGCAAGCCCGATCCCGCGGCTGCCTCCGGTCACTACCATCACCTTGCCCGCCAGCGTGGTCATCGCCTCCGCCCTCCATCTCGTGTCGCAACCGGCGCGTTCGGCGCATCTTAGCGTCGTCGCCGGCCCCCGGGACGAGGCGGGGGAGGAGCGAAAGCGATAGATTGATTCGCGGCGCTCCCTCCCAGCGACCGGTGCCTTCGTGAGTCTTCAGCTCTTCGATCCTCTCGTCCGCGACTGGTTTCGCGAGCGACTCGGCGATCCGACCGAGGTGCAGCGGCTAGCCTGGCCTGAGATCGCCGCCGGTCGTCACCTGCTGATCACCGCCCCGACCGGCACCGGCAAGACGCTCGCGGCGACGCTCTGGGCGATCGACCGGCTGGCCACCGGCGCCTGGGAGCCGGGTCGGTTGCGGGTGCTCTACGTCTCGCCGCTCAAGGCGCTCAACCACGACGTCGAACGGAACCTGACGCGCCCGCTCGTCGAGCTCGAAGCGCGGTTCCGCGCCGCTGGTAGGCCGTGGCCCGGCCTGCGTGTCGCCGTCCGGACCGGCGACACGCCCGCTGCGGAGCGCCAGAGGCTGGTGCGTCATCCCCCGGAGATCCTCATCACCACACCGGAGAGCCTCAACCTGCTCCTCGGGTCGAGAGGGGGACGGGCGATCTTCCCGTCGCTGGCGACGGTCATCCTCGACGAGATCCACGCCGTCGCCGGAAGCCGCCGCGGGACCCACCTCGCGACGGCGATCGAGCGCCTGGTGCCGCTCGCCGGCGAGTTTCAGCGCCTGGCACTCTCGGCGACCGTTCGCCCGCTCCGACGAGTGGCGGAGCTCGTCGGCGGATTCGAACGCGCCGGGGAGGGCGAATCGTCGGTCTACCGCCGTCGGGAGGTGCGGATCCTCGAGGTCGGGGGCGAGAAGCGCTACGAGCTCGAGGTGCGTTCACTTTTCGGGGACGAAGAGCCCGACCTCGAGAGCCTCTGGCCGCGACTGGCCGAGGACCTGCGGCTCGAGGTCGGTCGGCATCGGTCGACGCTCCTCTTCACCAACAGCCGGCGGCATGCGGAGCGCCTGACACGGGCGATCAACGAAGCGGCAGGAGCCGAGCTGGCGACGTCCCACCACGGCTCGCTGTCGCGCGAGATCCGCAGCGAGGTCGAGCGTCGTTTGAAGGAGGGGAGGCTCCCGGCGCTCGTGGCGACGAGCTCGCTCGAGCTGGGGATCGACGTCGGCGACCTCGAGGCGGTGGTCCTGGTCCAGACGCCGCGCTCCCTGGCTTCGGCGATCCAGCGGATCGGCCGGGCCGGCCACGGGGTCGGCGCTCCCAGCCGCGGGATCTTCTACCCGCTGCACGGCCGCGACCTGCTCGAGGCGGCGGTGGCGACGCGCGCCGTGCTCGACCAGCGCGTCGAGCCGCTGGTGCCGGTCAACGCTCCCCTCGACGTCCTGGCCCAGGTCCTGCTCTCGATGCTCGCCGTCGAGAGCTGGGAGCTCGCCGAGCTCTACGCCCAGATCCGCACCGCGGCACCCTACCGGGATCTCGCCCGCCGCACCTTCGACCGGGTGATCGAGATGCTTGCCGGCCGCTTCGCCGATGCCCGGATCGCCGAGCTGGCGCCGCGCATCGTCGTCGATGCCCTGACCGGTCGGGCGGCCGCTCGTCCGGGAGCGGCGCGATTGGTGGCGCAGGCCGGCGGGACGATTCCGGACCGGGGCTACTTCACGCTGCGGGTCGACGGCTCGTTGGCCCGCCTCGGCGAGCTCGACGAGGAGTTCGTCTGGGAACGGAAGGTCGGCGACTGCTTCGTCCTCGGGGCGCAGGCCTGGAGGATCCGCCAGATCACCCACAACGACGTGCTGGTCACGCCGGCGCCACGCTCGGCCGCGGCGATCGCGCCGTTCTGGCGAGCCGACGCGCGCGACCGCGACTTCACCTTCAGCGAGGCGCGCCTCGAGCTGCTCGCCGAGGCGGCAGGGCGCCTCGACGATCCGTCCTGGCCGGAGCAATTGCAGCGCGAGCGCGCGCTGACGCCGTCCGCCGCCGCGGCGCTGATCCGCACGCTGCGACTGCAGCGGGCTGCCACCGGCGAGCTGCCGCACCGTCGACGTCTGGTGATCGAGCGCTGCGACGACGTCGCCGGGCGCTCGGCCGAGGCGCGCGAGCGGGTGTTTCTGCACACTGGATGGGGAGGGCGGGTCAATCGGCCGTTCGCGCTGGCTCTGGAGGCCTTGTGGGGCGAGGTCGAATCGGGGCCGCTCGAGGTCGCGCTCGACGACGATTGCGTGCTGCTGACGGTGCCGGCGGGCGCGGACGTGGTACGGCTCCTCTCCCGGCTCGCGCCCGAG
This genomic window from Holophagales bacterium contains:
- a CDS encoding carboxypeptidase regulatory-like domain-containing protein; its protein translation is MRMRFFVVFVCLAVGLGKVAAQSPGATDWMGPFSIEVRVEDHRGRDLDGAEITLAWLDGSHGGPPAVRTGADGRARLAGLAPGRWELVARRDGQMTYVAEIVVTAEKPQIVTARHENVRGAIAPMRLRLTKGPVQLGSSPAMATRAQAEPERRPTPAPIRPANPPTAAPLAVPTTSPSASPAPSPTPRDVAGTAAAAPPGATDTPAKTTVARPPEPPSPPVPPAPALESKLPPVATPAPSRALPAEPPPASAPPVAPGGVPAPAVVPTPVPAAPAPAAKGAEAAPSGAHSPSRPLEPPLLRRNADRTCPECPPGEASLSVEVVVDGAGTAEGCPPEAVSRFAAVAPDHWATGAEELPRPCAALLLDLPSGSRFTGYRYEAAAEGRYQDCPAGRDCPGLSCSWAGDPMVVRGAAGTRLAALFGNRAERPRRARFTAYFKEGKR
- a CDS encoding molybdopterin-dependent oxidoreductase, whose translation is MPMRQIATACPLDCPDACSLIATVDNDRLVAVAGSERNPYTAGFICSKVKRYADHVHSVERLHRPLRRCGPKGRAAFEPIGWDEALDLVATTLARTRDRSGGEAILPYSYGGSNGYLTQNTLDARLFRRLGASRLARTVCAAGTAAAADGLYGKMPGVALTDVPHARLIVVWGTNPHAAGIHLVPQIAAARRNGAQLVVLDPRRTPLAAQADLHLALWPGTDLPVALSILDWLFVNGRADRDFLERHTSGWELLRERASAWPLERAAEVARVPAETLARFARLFAEVQPTLIRCGWGPERNRNGASAIAAILALPAVGGKFGVRGGGYTMSNSGAWSLDVDAAIAEPPSATRVVNMNLLGQALEEWTDPPIELLFVYNSNALATSPNQERMRRGLGREDLFTVVFDQVLTDTARWADVVLPATTFVEHEELSRGYGAYALQHSAPILPPVGEARSNASVFLALLERLDLVRPGDPTSEAEVVASLLGGQDGDRIAREIAATGLALPSSGAALVQFVDVFPRTPDRRIHLVPESMDREAPSGLYGYQPDPATPTAPLALISPASGRRISSSLGYLTSGLAPLELAPDDAKARAIADGDLVRAFNRLGEVVTVAKVNVALRPGVALLEKGLWSRHTRNGATANALAPDTLADVGGGACFNDARIEVERWTGDV
- a CDS encoding NAD(P)-dependent oxidoreductase, with the translated sequence MTTLAGKVMVVTGGSRGIGLAIALRAARDGARVALLAKTAEPDPRLPGTVYSAAAEVEAAGGRALPIPTDVRDEGQVRSAVERTVEAFGDIDIVVNNASAIFLAGTLETPMKRFDLMFGVNVRATYLTTQSCLPHLLKAGNPHVLNLSPPLSMRPRWFKNHVAYTMAKYGMSMCVLGMAEELREQGVAVNALWPRTAIATAALAMLGGGVRLEQCRKPEIVADAAHAILVRPSRECTGNFFLDEEVLRDEGVVDLSGYAVAPGQPLYPDFFVD